A stretch of Ipomoea triloba cultivar NCNSP0323 chromosome 13, ASM357664v1 DNA encodes these proteins:
- the LOC116001080 gene encoding expansin-like B1 has translation MCLICKLVGSRATFYKQPDGMGTPDGACGYKDYGRTVNDGAVCTVYNKLFNNGAGCGSCHNVICTNKALCNSAGTKVVTTDNGGRPPGSDFICSYLAFTKLARPGKESELIKKGVIDVIYEKVPCNYPKNLIIKITDQSSNPWYLGFAVLNQGDVQTVEVYDMGRKAWIAMRRVYDGVFDLSNPPEGALKVRFTIEPTMEDRIQRLEAIVIEINSKIDNRFQTTQDSVNKLSAQFGSLRGELMQLLSLNQPAPLVMGQSPG, from the exons ATGTGCCTGATCTG CAAATTAGTTGGTTCCAGAGCAACCTTCTACAAACAACCTGATGGCATGGGAACTCCag ACGGCGCATGTGGCTATAAAGATTACGGAAGAACTGTCAATGACGGCGCTGTCTGCACTGTGTATAACAAGCTTTTCAATAATGGAGCTGGTTGCGGTTCATGCCACAAC GTAATATGCACGAATAAAGCACTGTGCAACAGCGCAGGAACAAAGGTTGTCACAACTGACAATGGGGGAAGACCACCTGGATCAGATTTCATTTGTAGCTACCTGGCATTCACGAAATTAGCTAGGCCCGGCAAGGAATCAGAGCTCATCAAAAAAGGCGTGATCGACGTAATATACGAAAAAGTTCCATGCAATTACCCCAAAAATCTTATCATCAAAATCACTGATCAGAGCAGCAATCCTTGGTACCTAGGCTTTGCAGTGCTCAACCAGGGCGACGTCCAAACCGTGGAGGTGTACGAT ATGGGAAGAAAGGCGTGGATAGCTATGCGCAGAGTTTACGATGGTGTTTTTGACCTTTCAAATCCGCCGGAAGGAGCACTGAAAGTGAGGTTTACAATAG agcccacCATGGAAGATCGCATTCAGCGACTGGAAGCGATTGTGATCGAAATAAACAGCAAAATTGACAATCGATTCCAAACTACGCAGGATTCAGTCAACAAGCTGTCTGCACAGTTTGGGAGTCTTAGAGGGGAGTTGATGCAGCTCCTCAGTCTCAATCAACCAGCTCCTCTAGTAATGGGTCAGTCACCGGGATAG